One Prinia subflava isolate CZ2003 ecotype Zambia chromosome 8, Cam_Psub_1.2, whole genome shotgun sequence DNA window includes the following coding sequences:
- the POM121 gene encoding nuclear envelope pore membrane protein POM 121 isoform X4 translates to MKQGRRAEAPAPRGADLPSRSPLGHHRPLPSAAAPKRPWRRGGGGQAVLRDASRACRPPRPPPEGSFVIPAERRGRAPLPGRAASRRSALRARPAPPSPRPRSVPCRSPRLAPPPLHGRTFQRCRPRGRRHGRRRRAELSPHPASRAPAMELGKVTVSINKAINAQEVAVKEKHARTCILGTHHEKGAQTFWSVVNRLPLSSNAVLCWKFCHVFHKLLRDGHSNVLKDSMRYKNELSDMSRMWGHLSEGYGQLCSIYLKLLRTKMEFHTKNPRFPGNLQMSDRQLDEAGENDVNNFFQLTVEMFDYLECELNLFQTVFSSLDMSRSVSVTAAGQCRLAPLIQVILDSSHLYDYTVKLLFKLHSCLPADTLQGHRDRFLEQFRKLKDLFYRSSNLQYFKQLIQIPQLPENPPNFLRASALSEHISPVVVIPAEASSPDSEPITDLVEMDAASQSLFDNKFDDIFGSSFSCDPFNFNSQNGMSKDDKDRLIEQLYREITALKEELENFKAESTRGVVQLRDRASELEAELAEQQHLKQQAQDESEFLRTELEELKKQREDTEKAQRSLTEIERRAQANEQRYSKLKEKYSELVQNHADLLRKNAEVTKQITVARQAQGDVEQEKKELEDSFQRVSEQAQRKSQEQAEVLETLKQELAASRQELQVFQGMLESSTQAGAEQNTRIASLEQERDRLSQAAEQHRDEMAALQAKLQHLQDMRSHEQESSRTELEMLQTQLRDKENTAQTLQQHLIEEQLSLLQGTIHEAKRMVQDALAHMEDPAHVSCTGSADCLLSQTLAASECTERLQDAHSKYLSDGAAMGSLLPCLALFAHLVSNTLMQGSATSHVAPVEPADRLLELCKQCGSEAVSYLSALQDPGMVASADCSLVTACLGQISAIGEELRPRGLDVKQEELGDLVDKEMAATATAIETASARIEEMLSKARAGDTGVKLEVNERILGSCTGLMQAIHVLVLASKDLQREIVESGRGAASPKEFYAKNSRWTEGLISASKAVGWGATVMVDAADLVVQGKGTFEELMVCSREIAASTAQLVAASKVKADKDSANLCKLQQASRGVNQATASVVASTKAGKSQVEEKDSMDFSSMTLTQIKRQEMDSQVRVLELENQLQKERQKLGELRKKHYELAGVAEGWEEDGFLAAGRRPRAAGTRCLRPGRPCRSACPPPAGRAAPPAARLGPVVPPRFAAPSP, encoded by the exons ATGAAGCAAGGCAGGAGGGCTGAGGCGCCTGCGCCGAGGGGTGCAGACCTCCCCAGCCGCTCACCGCTCGGCCACCATCGCCCCCTACCCTCTGCCGCTGCCCCGAAGCGGCCgtggcggcgcggcgggggTGGGCAGGCGGTTCTGCGGGACGCCTCCCGGGCGTGCCGCCCTCCGCGCCCGCCCCCCGAGGGTTCCTTTGTTATTCCGGCCgagcgccgcggccgcgccccTCTCCCTGGCCGTGCCGCCTCTCGCAGGAGCGcgctccgcgcccgccccgcgcccccctcaccccggccccgctccgtcCCCTGCCGCTCCCCCCGTCTCGCTCCGCCGCCGCTGCACGGCAGAACCTTCCAGCGCTGCCGCCCGCGGGGTCGCCGCCAtgggcgccgccgccgcgctgaGCTGAGCCCGCACCCGGCGTCGCGAGCCCCCGCCATGGAGCTGGGCAAGGTG ACCGTCAGCATCAATAAGGCCATTAATGCGCAGGAAGTGGCTGTCAAGGAGAAACATGCCAGGA CGTGCATTCTGGGCACCCACCATGAGAAGGGAGCACAGACGTTCTGGTCAGTGGTGAACCGGCTGCCACTGTCCAGCAATGCCGTGCTCTGCTGGAAGTTCTGCCATGTCTTCCACAAGCTCCTCCGGGATGGACATTCCAAT GTGCTGAAAGACTCCATGCGATACAAGAATGAGCTGAGCGACATGAGCAGGATGTGG GGCCACCTGAGTGAGGGTTATGGTCAACTCTGCAGCATCTACCTCAAACTGCTGAGAACCAAGATGGAATTTCACACCAAG AATCCCCGATTCCCTGGAAATCTGCAGATGTCCGACCGGCAGCTTGATGAGGCTGGGGAGAACGATGTCAATAACTT TTTTCAGCTGACGGTGGAGATGTTTGACTACCTGGAGTGTGAACTGAACCTCTTCCAGACAG TGTTCAGCTCCCTGGACATGTCACGCTCGGTGTCAGTGACAGCAGCGGGGCAGTGCCGTCTGGCTCCGCTTATCCAGGTGATCCTGGACTCCAGCCACCTCTACGACTACACCGTCAAGCTGCTCTTCAAGCTCCACTCCT GTCTGCCAGCGGATACACTGCAGGGCCACCGAGATCGCTTCCTGGAGCAGTTCCGAAA GCTCAAGGACCTTTTCTACCGCTCCAGCAACCTGCAGTACTTCAAGCAGCTGATTCAGATCCCGCAGCTGCCAGAG aacCCTCCCAATTTCCTGCGTGCCTCTGCGCTGTCGGAGCACATCAGCCCTGTGGTGGTGATCCCCGCTGAGGCATCCTCACCTGACAGCGAACCCATCACAGACCTGGTGGAGATGGATGCAGCCTCTCAG AGCCTGTTTGACAACAAGTTTGATGACATCTTtggcagctccttcagctgtgACCCCTTCAACTTCAACAGCCAGAACGGGATGAGCAAGGATGACAA GGACCGGCTAATTGAGCAGCTTTACAGGGAGATCACAGCCctgaaggaagagctggagaACTTCAAGGCTGAG AGCACACGGGGTGTGGTGCAGCTGCGTGACCGTGCCAGCGAGCTGGAGGCTGAGCTGGCCGAACAGCAGCACCTgaagcagcaggcacaggacGAGAGTGAGTTCCTGcgcacagagctggaggagctgaagaagcagcgggAGGACACGGAGAAGGCTCAGCGGAGCCTGACGGAAATTGAGA GACGGGCACAGGCCAATGAGCAGCGGTACAgcaaactgaaggaaaagtacAGCGAGCTGGTGCAGAACCATGCTGACCTGCTGCGCAAG AATGCAGAGGTGACTAAGCAGATTACAGTGGCCAGGCAGGCCCAGGGGGATGtggagcaggaaaagaaggaacTGGAGGACTCCTTCCAACGGGTGAGCgagcaggcacagaggaag TctcaggagcaggcagaggtgctggagacactgaagcaggagctggcagccagcagacAGGAGCTACAGGTCTTCCAGGGCATGCTGGAGTCCAGCACACAG gcaggagcagaacagAACACTCGGAttgccagcctggagcaggagagggacaggctgagccaagcagcagagcagcacagggacgagatggcagctctgcaggctaagctgcagcacctgcaggacaTGCGCAGCCatgagcaggagagcagcaggacagagctggagatgctgcagaCCCAGCTGAGAGACAAG GAGAACACAGCgcagacactgcagcagcacctgatTGAGgagcagctgtccctgctgcagggcaccaTCCACGAGGCGAAGCGCATGGTGCAGGATGCCTTGGCTCACATGGAGGATCCTGCTCATGTCAGCTGCACTGGCTCAGCAG ATTGCCTCCTGTCCCAGACACTGGCAGCCTCCGAGTGCACAGAGCGGCTGCAGGACGCACACAGCAAGTACCTTTCGGATGGTGCAG CCATGggttccctgctgccctgcctggccctcTTCGCCCACCTGGTCAGCAACACCCTCATGCAGGGCAGTGCAACCTCCCATGTGGCCCCTGTGGAGCCTGCTGACC gtctgctggagctgtgcaagcAGTGTGGCAGTGAGGCTGTGAGCTACCTCAGCGCCCTGCAAGACCCAGGGATGGTGGCAAGTGCTGATTGCAGCCTGGTGACAGCCTGCCTGGGCCAGATCAGCGCCATCGGGGAG GAGCTGCGTCCCAGAGGTCTGGATGTcaagcaggaggagctgggtgaCCTAGTGGACAAGGAGATGGCAGCAACGGCCACAGCTATCGAAACAGCATCTGCCCGTATTGAG GAGATGCTGAGCAAGGCACGGGCTGGTGACACTGGAGTCAAACTGGAAGTTAACGAGAG GATCCTGGGCTCCTGCACAGGCCTCATGCAGGCCATCCATGTCCTAGTCCTGGCCTCTAAGGACCTCCAGAGAGAGATCGTGGAGAGTGGACGg GGTGCAGCATCCCCCAAGGAGTTCTATGCCAAGAATTCACGCTGGACCGAGGGTCTCATCTCTGCCTCCAAGGCAGTAGGCTGGGGTGCCACTGTCATGGT TGATGCTGCTGACCTGGTAGTGCAAGGCAAGGGGACATTTGAGGAACTGATGGTCTGTTCCCGGGAGATTGCAGCCAGCACCGCGCAGCTGGTGGCAGCCTCCAAG GTGAAGGCAGACAAAGACAGTGCCAACCTCTGCAAGCTCCAACAAGCTTCCCGGGGCGTCAACCAGGCCACAGCCAGCGTGGTGGCCTCCACCAAGGCTGGGAAGTCTCAGGTGGAGGAGAAAG ATAGCATGGACTTCTCCAGCATGACACTCACCCAGATCAAGCGTCAGGAGATGGACTCGCAG gtgcgggtgctggagctggagaacCAACTGCAGAAGGAGCGGCAGAAGCTGGGGGAGCTGCGCAAGAAGCACTACGAGCTGGCTGGTGtggcagagggctgggaggaggatg GGTTCCTCGCTGCCGGCCGCAGGCCCCGCGCCGCCGGTACCCGCTGCCTGAGGCCCGGCCGGCCGTGCCGCTCTGCTTGCCCGCCGCCCGCTGGGAGGGCGGCTCCCCCCGCAGCGCGCCTTGGGCCCGTCGTGCCACCCCGCTTCGCAGCCCCGTCACCGTGA
- the POM121 gene encoding nuclear envelope pore membrane protein POM 121 isoform X10 has product MDRVSSTMKQVSNPLPKVLSRRAGGGGGGLEVERESFERAQTVSINKAINAQEVAVKEKHARTCILGTHHEKGAQTFWSVVNRLPLSSNAVLCWKFCHVFHKLLRDGHSNVLKDSMRYKNELSDMSRMWGHLSEGYGQLCSIYLKLLRTKMEFHTKNPRFPGNLQMSDRQLDEAGENDVNNFFQLTVEMFDYLECELNLFQTVFSSLDMSRSVSVTAAGQCRLAPLIQVILDSSHLYDYTVKLLFKLHSCLPADTLQGHRDRFLEQFRKLKDLFYRSSNLQYFKQLIQIPQLPENPPNFLRASALSEHISPVVVIPAEASSPDSEPITDLVEMDAASQSLFDNKFDDIFGSSFSCDPFNFNSQNGMSKDDKDRLIEQLYREITALKEELENFKAESTRGVVQLRDRASELEAELAEQQHLKQQAQDESEFLRTELEELKKQREDTEKAQRSLTEIERRAQANEQRYSKLKEKYSELVQNHADLLRKNAEVTKQITVARQAQGDVEQEKKELEDSFQRVSEQAQRKSQEQAEVLETLKQELAASRQELQVFQGMLESSTQAGAEQNTRIASLEQERDRLSQAAEQHRDEMAALQAKLQHLQDMRSHEQESSRTELEMLQTQLRDKENTAQTLQQHLIEEQLSLLQGTIHEAKRMVQDALAHMEDPAHVSCTGSADCLLSQTLAASECTERLQDAHSKYLSDGAAMGSLLPCLALFAHLVSNTLMQGSATSHVAPVEPADRLLELCKQCGSEAVSYLSALQDPGMVASADCSLVTACLGQISAIGEELRPRGLDVKQEELGDLVDKEMAATATAIETASARIEEMLSKARAGDTGVKLEVNERILGSCTGLMQAIHVLVLASKDLQREIVESGRGAASPKEFYAKNSRWTEGLISASKAVGWGATVMVDAADLVVQGKGTFEELMVCSREIAASTAQLVAASKVKADKDSANLCKLQQASRGVNQATASVVASTKAGKSQVEEKDSMDFSSMTLTQIKRQEMDSQVRVLELENQLQKERQKLGELRKKHYELAGVAEGWEEDGFLAAGRRPRAAGTRCLRPGRPCRSACPPPAGRAAPPAARLGPVVPPRFAAPSP; this is encoded by the exons ACCGTCAGCATCAATAAGGCCATTAATGCGCAGGAAGTGGCTGTCAAGGAGAAACATGCCAGGA CGTGCATTCTGGGCACCCACCATGAGAAGGGAGCACAGACGTTCTGGTCAGTGGTGAACCGGCTGCCACTGTCCAGCAATGCCGTGCTCTGCTGGAAGTTCTGCCATGTCTTCCACAAGCTCCTCCGGGATGGACATTCCAAT GTGCTGAAAGACTCCATGCGATACAAGAATGAGCTGAGCGACATGAGCAGGATGTGG GGCCACCTGAGTGAGGGTTATGGTCAACTCTGCAGCATCTACCTCAAACTGCTGAGAACCAAGATGGAATTTCACACCAAG AATCCCCGATTCCCTGGAAATCTGCAGATGTCCGACCGGCAGCTTGATGAGGCTGGGGAGAACGATGTCAATAACTT TTTTCAGCTGACGGTGGAGATGTTTGACTACCTGGAGTGTGAACTGAACCTCTTCCAGACAG TGTTCAGCTCCCTGGACATGTCACGCTCGGTGTCAGTGACAGCAGCGGGGCAGTGCCGTCTGGCTCCGCTTATCCAGGTGATCCTGGACTCCAGCCACCTCTACGACTACACCGTCAAGCTGCTCTTCAAGCTCCACTCCT GTCTGCCAGCGGATACACTGCAGGGCCACCGAGATCGCTTCCTGGAGCAGTTCCGAAA GCTCAAGGACCTTTTCTACCGCTCCAGCAACCTGCAGTACTTCAAGCAGCTGATTCAGATCCCGCAGCTGCCAGAG aacCCTCCCAATTTCCTGCGTGCCTCTGCGCTGTCGGAGCACATCAGCCCTGTGGTGGTGATCCCCGCTGAGGCATCCTCACCTGACAGCGAACCCATCACAGACCTGGTGGAGATGGATGCAGCCTCTCAG AGCCTGTTTGACAACAAGTTTGATGACATCTTtggcagctccttcagctgtgACCCCTTCAACTTCAACAGCCAGAACGGGATGAGCAAGGATGACAA GGACCGGCTAATTGAGCAGCTTTACAGGGAGATCACAGCCctgaaggaagagctggagaACTTCAAGGCTGAG AGCACACGGGGTGTGGTGCAGCTGCGTGACCGTGCCAGCGAGCTGGAGGCTGAGCTGGCCGAACAGCAGCACCTgaagcagcaggcacaggacGAGAGTGAGTTCCTGcgcacagagctggaggagctgaagaagcagcgggAGGACACGGAGAAGGCTCAGCGGAGCCTGACGGAAATTGAGA GACGGGCACAGGCCAATGAGCAGCGGTACAgcaaactgaaggaaaagtacAGCGAGCTGGTGCAGAACCATGCTGACCTGCTGCGCAAG AATGCAGAGGTGACTAAGCAGATTACAGTGGCCAGGCAGGCCCAGGGGGATGtggagcaggaaaagaaggaacTGGAGGACTCCTTCCAACGGGTGAGCgagcaggcacagaggaag TctcaggagcaggcagaggtgctggagacactgaagcaggagctggcagccagcagacAGGAGCTACAGGTCTTCCAGGGCATGCTGGAGTCCAGCACACAG gcaggagcagaacagAACACTCGGAttgccagcctggagcaggagagggacaggctgagccaagcagcagagcagcacagggacgagatggcagctctgcaggctaagctgcagcacctgcaggacaTGCGCAGCCatgagcaggagagcagcaggacagagctggagatgctgcagaCCCAGCTGAGAGACAAG GAGAACACAGCgcagacactgcagcagcacctgatTGAGgagcagctgtccctgctgcagggcaccaTCCACGAGGCGAAGCGCATGGTGCAGGATGCCTTGGCTCACATGGAGGATCCTGCTCATGTCAGCTGCACTGGCTCAGCAG ATTGCCTCCTGTCCCAGACACTGGCAGCCTCCGAGTGCACAGAGCGGCTGCAGGACGCACACAGCAAGTACCTTTCGGATGGTGCAG CCATGggttccctgctgccctgcctggccctcTTCGCCCACCTGGTCAGCAACACCCTCATGCAGGGCAGTGCAACCTCCCATGTGGCCCCTGTGGAGCCTGCTGACC gtctgctggagctgtgcaagcAGTGTGGCAGTGAGGCTGTGAGCTACCTCAGCGCCCTGCAAGACCCAGGGATGGTGGCAAGTGCTGATTGCAGCCTGGTGACAGCCTGCCTGGGCCAGATCAGCGCCATCGGGGAG GAGCTGCGTCCCAGAGGTCTGGATGTcaagcaggaggagctgggtgaCCTAGTGGACAAGGAGATGGCAGCAACGGCCACAGCTATCGAAACAGCATCTGCCCGTATTGAG GAGATGCTGAGCAAGGCACGGGCTGGTGACACTGGAGTCAAACTGGAAGTTAACGAGAG GATCCTGGGCTCCTGCACAGGCCTCATGCAGGCCATCCATGTCCTAGTCCTGGCCTCTAAGGACCTCCAGAGAGAGATCGTGGAGAGTGGACGg GGTGCAGCATCCCCCAAGGAGTTCTATGCCAAGAATTCACGCTGGACCGAGGGTCTCATCTCTGCCTCCAAGGCAGTAGGCTGGGGTGCCACTGTCATGGT TGATGCTGCTGACCTGGTAGTGCAAGGCAAGGGGACATTTGAGGAACTGATGGTCTGTTCCCGGGAGATTGCAGCCAGCACCGCGCAGCTGGTGGCAGCCTCCAAG GTGAAGGCAGACAAAGACAGTGCCAACCTCTGCAAGCTCCAACAAGCTTCCCGGGGCGTCAACCAGGCCACAGCCAGCGTGGTGGCCTCCACCAAGGCTGGGAAGTCTCAGGTGGAGGAGAAAG ATAGCATGGACTTCTCCAGCATGACACTCACCCAGATCAAGCGTCAGGAGATGGACTCGCAG gtgcgggtgctggagctggagaacCAACTGCAGAAGGAGCGGCAGAAGCTGGGGGAGCTGCGCAAGAAGCACTACGAGCTGGCTGGTGtggcagagggctgggaggaggatg GGTTCCTCGCTGCCGGCCGCAGGCCCCGCGCCGCCGGTACCCGCTGCCTGAGGCCCGGCCGGCCGTGCCGCTCTGCTTGCCCGCCGCCCGCTGGGAGGGCGGCTCCCCCCGCAGCGCGCCTTGGGCCCGTCGTGCCACCCCGCTTCGCAGCCCCGTCACCGTGA
- the POM121 gene encoding nuclear envelope pore membrane protein POM 121 isoform X8: protein MDRVSSTMKQVSNPLPKVLSRRAGGGGGGLEVERESFERAQTVSINKAINAQEVAVKEKHARTCILGTHHEKGAQTFWSVVNRLPLSSNAVLCWKFCHVFHKLLRDGHSNVLKDSMRYKNELSDMSRMWGHLSEGYGQLCSIYLKLLRTKMEFHTKNPRFPGNLQMSDRQLDEAGENDVNNFFQLTVEMFDYLECELNLFQTVFSSLDMSRSVSVTAAGQCRLAPLIQVILDSSHLYDYTVKLLFKLHSCLPADTLQGHRDRFLEQFRKLKDLFYRSSNLQYFKQLIQIPQLPENPPNFLRASALSEHISPVVVIPAEASSPDSEPITDLVEMDAASQSLFDNKFDDIFGSSFSCDPFNFNSQNGMSKDDKDRLIEQLYREITALKEELENFKAEVRDNQSTRGVVQLRDRASELEAELAEQQHLKQQAQDESEFLRTELEELKKQREDTEKAQRSLTEIERRAQANEQRYSKLKEKYSELVQNHADLLRKNAEVTKQITVARQAQGDVEQEKKELEDSFQRVSEQAQRKSQEQAEVLETLKQELAASRQELQVFQGMLESSTQAGAEQNTRIASLEQERDRLSQAAEQHRDEMAALQAKLQHLQDMRSHEQESSRTELEMLQTQLRDKQENTAQTLQQHLIEEQLSLLQGTIHEAKRMVQDALAHMEDPAHVSCTGSADCLLSQTLAASECTERLQDAHSKYLSDGAAMGSLLPCLALFAHLVSNTLMQGSATSHVAPVEPADRLLELCKQCGSEAVSYLSALQDPGMVASADCSLVTACLGQISAIGEELRPRGLDVKQEELGDLVDKEMAATATAIETASARIEEMLSKARAGDTGVKLEVNERILGSCTGLMQAIHVLVLASKDLQREIVESGRGAASPKEFYAKNSRWTEGLISASKAVGWGATVMVDAADLVVQGKGTFEELMVCSREIAASTAQLVAASKVKADKDSANLCKLQQASRGVNQATASVVASTKAGKSQVEEKDSMDFSSMTLTQIKRQEMDSQVRVLELENQLQKERQKLGELRKKHYELAGVAEGWEEDGFLAAGRRPRAAGTRCLRPGRPCRSACPPPAGRAAPPAARLGPVVPPRFAAPSP, encoded by the exons ACCGTCAGCATCAATAAGGCCATTAATGCGCAGGAAGTGGCTGTCAAGGAGAAACATGCCAGGA CGTGCATTCTGGGCACCCACCATGAGAAGGGAGCACAGACGTTCTGGTCAGTGGTGAACCGGCTGCCACTGTCCAGCAATGCCGTGCTCTGCTGGAAGTTCTGCCATGTCTTCCACAAGCTCCTCCGGGATGGACATTCCAAT GTGCTGAAAGACTCCATGCGATACAAGAATGAGCTGAGCGACATGAGCAGGATGTGG GGCCACCTGAGTGAGGGTTATGGTCAACTCTGCAGCATCTACCTCAAACTGCTGAGAACCAAGATGGAATTTCACACCAAG AATCCCCGATTCCCTGGAAATCTGCAGATGTCCGACCGGCAGCTTGATGAGGCTGGGGAGAACGATGTCAATAACTT TTTTCAGCTGACGGTGGAGATGTTTGACTACCTGGAGTGTGAACTGAACCTCTTCCAGACAG TGTTCAGCTCCCTGGACATGTCACGCTCGGTGTCAGTGACAGCAGCGGGGCAGTGCCGTCTGGCTCCGCTTATCCAGGTGATCCTGGACTCCAGCCACCTCTACGACTACACCGTCAAGCTGCTCTTCAAGCTCCACTCCT GTCTGCCAGCGGATACACTGCAGGGCCACCGAGATCGCTTCCTGGAGCAGTTCCGAAA GCTCAAGGACCTTTTCTACCGCTCCAGCAACCTGCAGTACTTCAAGCAGCTGATTCAGATCCCGCAGCTGCCAGAG aacCCTCCCAATTTCCTGCGTGCCTCTGCGCTGTCGGAGCACATCAGCCCTGTGGTGGTGATCCCCGCTGAGGCATCCTCACCTGACAGCGAACCCATCACAGACCTGGTGGAGATGGATGCAGCCTCTCAG AGCCTGTTTGACAACAAGTTTGATGACATCTTtggcagctccttcagctgtgACCCCTTCAACTTCAACAGCCAGAACGGGATGAGCAAGGATGACAA GGACCGGCTAATTGAGCAGCTTTACAGGGAGATCACAGCCctgaaggaagagctggagaACTTCAAGGCTGAGGTGCGTGATAACCAG AGCACACGGGGTGTGGTGCAGCTGCGTGACCGTGCCAGCGAGCTGGAGGCTGAGCTGGCCGAACAGCAGCACCTgaagcagcaggcacaggacGAGAGTGAGTTCCTGcgcacagagctggaggagctgaagaagcagcgggAGGACACGGAGAAGGCTCAGCGGAGCCTGACGGAAATTGAGA GACGGGCACAGGCCAATGAGCAGCGGTACAgcaaactgaaggaaaagtacAGCGAGCTGGTGCAGAACCATGCTGACCTGCTGCGCAAG AATGCAGAGGTGACTAAGCAGATTACAGTGGCCAGGCAGGCCCAGGGGGATGtggagcaggaaaagaaggaacTGGAGGACTCCTTCCAACGGGTGAGCgagcaggcacagaggaag TctcaggagcaggcagaggtgctggagacactgaagcaggagctggcagccagcagacAGGAGCTACAGGTCTTCCAGGGCATGCTGGAGTCCAGCACACAG gcaggagcagaacagAACACTCGGAttgccagcctggagcaggagagggacaggctgagccaagcagcagagcagcacagggacgagatggcagctctgcaggctaagctgcagcacctgcaggacaTGCGCAGCCatgagcaggagagcagcaggacagagctggagatgctgcagaCCCAGCTGAGAGACAAG CAGGAGAACACAGCgcagacactgcagcagcacctgatTGAGgagcagctgtccctgctgcagggcaccaTCCACGAGGCGAAGCGCATGGTGCAGGATGCCTTGGCTCACATGGAGGATCCTGCTCATGTCAGCTGCACTGGCTCAGCAG ATTGCCTCCTGTCCCAGACACTGGCAGCCTCCGAGTGCACAGAGCGGCTGCAGGACGCACACAGCAAGTACCTTTCGGATGGTGCAG CCATGggttccctgctgccctgcctggccctcTTCGCCCACCTGGTCAGCAACACCCTCATGCAGGGCAGTGCAACCTCCCATGTGGCCCCTGTGGAGCCTGCTGACC gtctgctggagctgtgcaagcAGTGTGGCAGTGAGGCTGTGAGCTACCTCAGCGCCCTGCAAGACCCAGGGATGGTGGCAAGTGCTGATTGCAGCCTGGTGACAGCCTGCCTGGGCCAGATCAGCGCCATCGGGGAG GAGCTGCGTCCCAGAGGTCTGGATGTcaagcaggaggagctgggtgaCCTAGTGGACAAGGAGATGGCAGCAACGGCCACAGCTATCGAAACAGCATCTGCCCGTATTGAG GAGATGCTGAGCAAGGCACGGGCTGGTGACACTGGAGTCAAACTGGAAGTTAACGAGAG GATCCTGGGCTCCTGCACAGGCCTCATGCAGGCCATCCATGTCCTAGTCCTGGCCTCTAAGGACCTCCAGAGAGAGATCGTGGAGAGTGGACGg GGTGCAGCATCCCCCAAGGAGTTCTATGCCAAGAATTCACGCTGGACCGAGGGTCTCATCTCTGCCTCCAAGGCAGTAGGCTGGGGTGCCACTGTCATGGT TGATGCTGCTGACCTGGTAGTGCAAGGCAAGGGGACATTTGAGGAACTGATGGTCTGTTCCCGGGAGATTGCAGCCAGCACCGCGCAGCTGGTGGCAGCCTCCAAG GTGAAGGCAGACAAAGACAGTGCCAACCTCTGCAAGCTCCAACAAGCTTCCCGGGGCGTCAACCAGGCCACAGCCAGCGTGGTGGCCTCCACCAAGGCTGGGAAGTCTCAGGTGGAGGAGAAAG ATAGCATGGACTTCTCCAGCATGACACTCACCCAGATCAAGCGTCAGGAGATGGACTCGCAG gtgcgggtgctggagctggagaacCAACTGCAGAAGGAGCGGCAGAAGCTGGGGGAGCTGCGCAAGAAGCACTACGAGCTGGCTGGTGtggcagagggctgggaggaggatg GGTTCCTCGCTGCCGGCCGCAGGCCCCGCGCCGCCGGTACCCGCTGCCTGAGGCCCGGCCGGCCGTGCCGCTCTGCTTGCCCGCCGCCCGCTGGGAGGGCGGCTCCCCCCGCAGCGCGCCTTGGGCCCGTCGTGCCACCCCGCTTCGCAGCCCCGTCACCGTGA